A genomic segment from Plasmodium coatneyi strain Hackeri chromosome 1, complete sequence encodes:
- a CDS encoding Ribosomal protein L37, whose product MGKAGKGTGSFGKRNGKSHFLCIRCGKRSYHLQKKKCASCGYPSAKKRRFNWSIKAKRRNTIGTGRCRYIKTLRRKLKNKFTEGSTPKPKQR is encoded by the coding sequence ATGGGTAAAGCAGGAAAGGGAACAGGATCATTCGGAAAGCGAAATGGAAAGAGCCACTTCCTTTGCATAAGGTGTGGGAAAAGGAGTTATCatttgcaaaagaaaaaatgcgcTTCATGTGGATACCCAAGTGCCAAGAAGAGAAGATTCAACTGGTCCATAAAAgccaaaagaagaaacactATTGGAACGGGCCGATGTAGATATATTAAAACTTTGAgaagaaaattgaaaaataaattcaccGAGGGAAGTACCCCCAAACCGAAGCAAAGATGA